A part of Citrifermentans bremense genomic DNA contains:
- a CDS encoding glycosyltransferase family 4 protein, with protein sequence MKVLHLSTSDSGGGAFNAARRLHQGLQVQGAESGMLVQTTTGSDTRVTAKLPRHGQQFAFLRYFLDALPALASRRGRGGTFTPAFLPDSLAGDVGLAAPDLVHLHWVAGGFLRLETLARLKRPLVWTLHDSWPFTGGCHVPQECRRYMDSCGACPQLSSRHEFDLSRMVWNRKQKAWRQLSLALVAPSRWMARCAGDSSLFRERRIEVIPNGLDLESVHPVDKVEARRALGLPEDRQLVLFGAVRGLSDSNKGAQYLVPALEKLARAGLGQKVELLVFGRDVPEQTLDLGLPTRYLGYFENQQDLNRLYSAADLFLAPSRQENLPCTVMEAMACGTPCVGFDIGGMPDLITHGVDGYLARPFSPESLAEGMVWLLSAAEGGAPLRKACRLKVETQFDIRLCAQRHLDFYRDILAGGTAG encoded by the coding sequence ATGAAAGTGCTGCACCTCTCTACCTCCGATAGCGGCGGCGGCGCCTTTAACGCCGCGAGGCGGTTGCACCAGGGGCTCCAGGTTCAGGGGGCCGAGTCCGGAATGCTGGTGCAGACGACTACGGGAAGCGACACGCGGGTCACAGCGAAGCTCCCCCGCCACGGGCAGCAGTTCGCCTTCCTGAGATACTTCCTCGATGCGCTCCCCGCCTTGGCCAGCCGCCGCGGCAGGGGGGGCACCTTCACCCCGGCGTTCCTTCCCGATTCGCTGGCGGGGGATGTGGGCCTGGCCGCTCCCGACCTGGTGCATCTGCACTGGGTGGCGGGAGGGTTCCTGAGGCTTGAGACCCTTGCTCGCCTCAAGCGTCCCCTGGTCTGGACCCTGCACGACTCCTGGCCCTTCACAGGGGGGTGCCACGTGCCGCAGGAGTGCCGGCGCTACATGGACTCCTGCGGGGCCTGTCCGCAACTCTCTTCCCGCCACGAGTTTGACCTCTCCCGGATGGTTTGGAACCGGAAGCAGAAGGCGTGGCGGCAGCTCTCGCTGGCACTGGTCGCGCCCAGTCGCTGGATGGCGCGGTGCGCCGGCGACAGCTCCCTGTTCCGTGAGCGCAGGATCGAGGTGATCCCCAACGGGCTGGATTTGGAGTCGGTCCACCCGGTGGACAAGGTGGAGGCACGCCGCGCGCTGGGACTCCCCGAGGACCGACAATTGGTGCTCTTCGGTGCTGTGCGCGGCCTGAGCGACAGCAACAAAGGCGCGCAGTACCTGGTGCCGGCGCTGGAAAAGCTGGCACGGGCGGGGTTGGGGCAGAAGGTGGAGCTGCTTGTCTTCGGTCGCGACGTCCCGGAACAAACGCTCGACCTTGGGCTTCCGACGCGGTACCTTGGCTACTTTGAGAATCAGCAGGATCTGAACCGGCTCTACAGCGCGGCCGACCTCTTTCTCGCCCCTTCGCGGCAGGAGAACCTTCCCTGCACCGTTATGGAGGCGATGGCCTGCGGTACCCCCTGCGTCGGGTTCGACATCGGAGGGATGCCGGATCTCATTACCCATGGTGTTGACGGTTACCTCGCCCGTCCCTTCAGCCCGGAGTCGCTAGCGGAGGGTATGGTGTGGTTGCTTAGCGCGGCAGAGGGGGGTGCCCCACTACGGAAGGCCTGCCGTCTCAAGGTCGAGACACAATTCGATATCAGGCTCTGCGCGCAACGCCACCTCGACTTTTACCGGGATATCCTCGCTGGAGGCACCGCGGGATAA
- a CDS encoding FkbM family methyltransferase gives MDFAFLIKRLARAFGVDIRAYRPARSEAARLARMLEHHRIDTVLDVGANTGQFARHLRSIGYRGRIICFDPLSQAHAALIEIARRDPALIVAPRQALGEETGEIEINVSANLESSSLLRVSDAHLQAEPRVRTVAVEKVPLNRLDDAALCYLSPGNRVFLKIDVQGYELPVLHGAQGILQQVCGLQLELSLHPLYDGEPLFREVIDTVETLGFTLHDLNPCFSDDATGRTYQVDGVFFRTE, from the coding sequence GTGGATTTCGCTTTTCTCATCAAGCGTCTTGCCCGCGCCTTCGGCGTCGACATCCGCGCCTACCGCCCGGCGCGCTCCGAGGCGGCGCGGCTCGCACGAATGCTGGAGCATCACCGGATAGATACGGTCCTGGACGTCGGCGCCAACACTGGCCAGTTCGCAAGGCACCTGCGCTCCATCGGCTACCGGGGGAGGATCATCTGCTTCGATCCACTGAGCCAAGCCCATGCTGCTCTTATTGAGATCGCGCGCCGGGACCCTGCCTTGATTGTCGCCCCGCGGCAGGCGCTTGGGGAGGAGACGGGCGAGATCGAGATCAACGTCTCGGCCAACCTGGAAAGCAGTTCCCTGCTCCGCGTCTCTGATGCTCACCTGCAGGCGGAGCCGCGCGTCAGAACCGTTGCAGTGGAGAAGGTCCCCCTAAACCGGCTCGATGATGCCGCGCTTTGCTACCTTTCTCCAGGCAACAGGGTCTTCCTGAAGATCGATGTGCAGGGGTACGAGCTTCCGGTGCTGCACGGTGCCCAAGGTATCCTCCAACAGGTGTGTGGCCTACAGCTCGAACTCTCTTTGCACCCCTTGTACGACGGCGAGCCTTTGTTCCGCGAGGTGATCGACACAGTCGAGACCCTTGGATTCACCCTCCACGACCTCAACCCCTGTTTCTCCGACGACGCCACGGGTAGAACGTACCAGGTCGATGGTGTCTTCTTCCGGACCGAATAA
- a CDS encoding hemerythrin domain-containing protein — protein sequence MARLIDELKKDHVEIDAMLAKVRDSKVTNQEAHKILIAAKGKLLAHLKKEDIQLYPVLNKAAVNDATLKRSVDFYAKDMQEITADAIAFFDKYSPADAAIDIEFARAFGRLYSILARRLRSEESTLYPAYEKLHPL from the coding sequence ATGGCGAGATTGATAGACGAGCTGAAAAAGGACCATGTCGAGATCGATGCGATGCTTGCCAAGGTGAGGGACAGCAAGGTCACCAACCAGGAGGCCCACAAGATACTGATCGCGGCCAAGGGAAAACTCCTGGCCCACCTGAAGAAAGAGGATATCCAACTCTACCCGGTCCTTAACAAGGCCGCGGTAAACGACGCCACGCTGAAGCGTTCGGTCGATTTTTACGCCAAGGACATGCAGGAGATCACGGCGGATGCTATCGCCTTTTTCGACAAGTATTCTCCGGCGGACGCCGCCATAGACATAGAGTTCGCCAGAGCGTTCGGCAGGTTGTACTCCATCCTAGCCAGAAGGCTGCGCAGCGAGGAGAGCACGCTCTACCCCGCCTACGAGAAGTTGCACCCGCTCTAA
- a CDS encoding undecaprenyl-diphosphate phosphatase — protein MNVFEAIILGIVEGLSEFLPISSTGHLILASTLMKLQQSDAHKVFEVTIQLGAMLAVVQIYRKQLLARPELLKKVCFAFLPTGALGYLLYKAVKSFFQPSLVSYTLIAGGIAFILIEIWMKNRPASTASLDHMSYRQAFAIGVIQSLSMVPGVSRSGATIMGGLVIGMNRKDAAEFSFLLALPTMLAATCYDIYKNYAVFHLGDWQNIAVGFVTSFIFAVIGIKALLKIITSHTFIPFGIYRIAVGIVFLIFLT, from the coding sequence GTGAATGTATTCGAGGCAATAATTCTTGGCATCGTCGAGGGACTCAGCGAGTTCCTCCCGATTTCCTCCACCGGGCACCTGATCCTCGCCTCCACGCTGATGAAGCTGCAGCAGTCGGACGCGCACAAGGTGTTCGAGGTGACCATCCAACTCGGAGCCATGCTGGCGGTGGTGCAGATCTACCGCAAGCAGCTCCTAGCCCGCCCAGAACTCCTCAAGAAGGTCTGCTTCGCCTTCCTTCCCACCGGCGCCCTGGGATACCTGCTCTACAAGGCGGTGAAGTCCTTCTTCCAACCCTCGCTGGTGAGCTACACGCTCATCGCCGGGGGGATCGCCTTCATACTCATCGAAATCTGGATGAAGAACCGCCCCGCCTCCACCGCCAGCCTCGACCACATGAGCTACCGGCAGGCCTTCGCCATCGGCGTGATCCAGAGCCTTTCCATGGTCCCCGGGGTCTCGCGCTCCGGCGCCACCATCATGGGCGGGCTTGTCATCGGGATGAACCGCAAGGATGCGGCCGAGTTCTCGTTCCTGTTAGCGCTCCCCACCATGCTGGCCGCCACCTGCTACGACATATACAAGAATTACGCGGTCTTTCACCTGGGGGACTGGCAGAACATCGCCGTCGGCTTCGTCACCTCGTTCATCTTCGCCGTCATCGGCATCAAGGCGCTGCTGAAGATCATCACCAGCCACACCTTCATCCCGTTCGGCATCTACCGCATAGCCGTCGGCATCGTCTTCCTGATTTTCCTCACCTAG
- a CDS encoding PaaI family thioesterase has product MYDYDDDMIIDHPQFQLPTWIACAPFEEYLGMRIEEAKDGRAILTMPFKLKLAQGKGLMHGGAVTALADTAVAMAIKSMVPEGTDFVTVEMNLKFLAAVHEGVVRAEARAMRQSERKIMGEAELFNGDTKIAEFSALFIIKKEKQ; this is encoded by the coding sequence ATGTACGACTACGATGACGACATGATTATCGATCACCCGCAGTTTCAGCTTCCCACGTGGATCGCCTGCGCGCCTTTCGAAGAGTACCTAGGCATGCGCATCGAGGAGGCTAAGGACGGCCGGGCAATCTTGACCATGCCCTTCAAGCTGAAGCTCGCCCAGGGAAAGGGGCTTATGCACGGCGGAGCGGTTACCGCCCTAGCAGATACCGCCGTTGCCATGGCGATCAAGAGCATGGTGCCTGAGGGAACCGACTTCGTAACCGTGGAGATGAACCTGAAGTTCCTCGCCGCGGTACACGAGGGCGTGGTGCGGGCTGAAGCGAGGGCAATGAGGCAAAGCGAAAGGAAGATAATGGGAGAGGCCGAGCTCTTCAACGGCGACACGAAGATCGCCGAATTCAGTGCTTTGTTCATCATCAAGAAGGAAAAGCAGTAA
- a CDS encoding DksA/TraR family C4-type zinc finger protein has translation MAVGWSRDGAVQEQIDATVESAVQLAKSRLPAGKSATHCEECEAAIPEARRKAVPGVRFCVSCQSEIEKKLKSESLYNRRGSKDSQLK, from the coding sequence ATGGCAGTCGGGTGGTCCCGCGATGGGGCGGTGCAGGAACAAATAGATGCTACGGTGGAATCGGCAGTCCAGTTGGCTAAAAGCCGGCTCCCTGCCGGCAAAAGTGCAACTCACTGCGAGGAATGCGAGGCTGCCATACCGGAAGCGCGTCGCAAGGCGGTTCCCGGAGTCCGATTTTGCGTCAGCTGCCAATCAGAGATCGAAAAGAAGCTGAAGTCCGAGTCACTTTACAACCGTAGAGGGAGCAAAGACAGTCAACTTAAGTGA
- a CDS encoding sigma-54-dependent transcriptional regulator, translated as MKQNIKILVIEDDDSSREALLILLKSIGFTVKGCSSGQDGLAVLSGEPFDIVITDLFLPDLNGIDILSRVKESSPRTEVILVTGYGSAETAVQAMKKGAYDYITKPLNIEELRIIIDKALEKGQLVSENVYLKKQLREKYEFANIIGNSQAMQQLFSRMKRIIKTDSTVLILGESGTGKELVAKAIHFNGNRKDKPFIAVNCSAIPENLLESELFGHVKGAFTGAVKEKVGKFEAANYGTIFLDEIGTLPMHLQTKLLRVLQEQELERVGSNKQIKLDVRVVSATNVNLEEEVARGNFREDLFYRLNVIPIVIPPLRERIEDILPLTKHFLEKNCRSMQRPIMHIDKEALEALEAYPWNGNVRELENIIERIVALTEGDLITLRDLPANIVKNYVEGTPTSVTPAGIDMVAAINEIEKRMIGEALQLAGGVKARAAVMLNINRTTLVEKMRRLGIPL; from the coding sequence ATGAAGCAGAACATAAAGATACTGGTGATTGAAGACGACGACAGCAGCCGCGAGGCTCTGCTCATCCTATTGAAGTCGATCGGCTTCACGGTGAAGGGATGCAGCAGCGGCCAGGACGGTCTGGCCGTGCTTTCGGGCGAACCGTTCGACATCGTCATCACCGACCTGTTTCTCCCCGACCTGAACGGGATCGACATCCTGAGCCGGGTCAAGGAGAGCTCCCCCCGCACCGAGGTGATCCTGGTGACCGGGTACGGCTCCGCCGAGACCGCGGTGCAGGCGATGAAGAAAGGGGCATACGACTACATCACCAAGCCCCTGAACATAGAAGAGCTGCGCATCATCATAGACAAGGCCCTCGAGAAGGGGCAGCTCGTCAGTGAAAACGTCTATCTGAAAAAGCAGCTCAGGGAGAAGTACGAGTTCGCCAACATCATCGGGAACTCCCAGGCGATGCAGCAGCTCTTCTCCAGGATGAAGAGGATCATCAAGACCGACTCCACCGTCCTCATCCTGGGAGAATCCGGAACGGGGAAGGAGCTCGTCGCCAAGGCGATCCACTTCAACGGCAACCGCAAGGACAAGCCTTTCATAGCCGTCAACTGTTCAGCCATCCCCGAAAACCTGCTGGAGAGCGAGCTCTTCGGGCACGTCAAGGGGGCTTTTACCGGCGCCGTCAAGGAGAAGGTCGGCAAATTCGAGGCCGCGAATTACGGCACCATCTTCCTCGACGAGATCGGCACCCTTCCCATGCATCTGCAGACCAAGCTCTTGCGCGTGTTGCAGGAGCAGGAACTTGAGCGAGTCGGCTCCAACAAGCAGATAAAGCTCGACGTCCGGGTCGTCTCCGCCACCAACGTGAACCTGGAGGAGGAAGTCGCGCGGGGCAATTTCCGCGAGGACCTCTTTTACCGGCTCAACGTAATCCCCATCGTGATCCCCCCCCTGAGGGAGCGGATCGAGGACATACTACCCCTCACCAAGCACTTCCTGGAGAAGAACTGCCGCTCCATGCAGCGCCCCATCATGCACATCGACAAGGAAGCGCTGGAGGCGCTTGAGGCGTATCCCTGGAACGGGAACGTGCGCGAACTCGAGAACATCATCGAGAGGATCGTGGCACTGACCGAGGGAGACCTGATCACGCTCAGGGACCTGCCGGCGAACATCGTGAAGAACTACGTCGAAGGGACCCCCACCAGCGTCACCCCCGCCGGCATAGACATGGTAGCCGCCATCAACGAGATAGAGAAGCGGATGATAGGAGAGGCGCTGCAGTTGGCCGGCGGAGTGAAGGCGCGCGCCGCCGTCATGCTCAACATCAACAGGACCACCCTGGTAGAGAAGATGCGCAGGCTTGGAATACCGCTGTAG
- a CDS encoding slipin family protein: protein MNVFDLFPFLFVLVLVVGFLANAIRILPEYERGVLFRLGRVKKVRGPGIVLIIPGIDRLVRVSLRIVAMDVPSQDVITHDNVTVKVSAVIYFRVVDAVRAVVEMENYLYATSQLSQTTLRSVLGQVDLDELLANREKINRELQEILDRQTEPWGVKVSTVEVKNIDLPQEMQRAIAKQAEAERERRAKVIHAEGELQASEKLAQAAQVMVEQPMSLQLRYLQTLTEIAAEKNSTTIFPVPIDLIKIFMDRWDQVKKSD, encoded by the coding sequence ATGAACGTGTTCGATCTGTTCCCGTTTTTGTTCGTTCTTGTCCTGGTGGTGGGTTTTCTGGCCAATGCCATTCGCATACTACCTGAATACGAGAGGGGGGTTCTCTTCAGACTGGGGCGGGTGAAGAAAGTTCGCGGCCCCGGGATCGTGCTCATCATCCCGGGAATCGACAGGCTGGTTCGGGTGTCCCTCAGGATCGTGGCGATGGACGTCCCTTCCCAGGACGTTATCACCCACGACAACGTCACGGTTAAGGTGTCGGCGGTGATTTACTTCAGGGTTGTGGATGCTGTGCGTGCGGTGGTGGAGATGGAAAACTACCTCTACGCCACCAGCCAGCTGTCGCAGACCACCTTGCGCAGCGTGCTGGGGCAGGTGGACCTGGACGAGCTTCTGGCCAACCGGGAGAAGATCAACCGCGAACTGCAGGAGATCCTCGACCGGCAGACGGAACCCTGGGGGGTGAAGGTTTCGACCGTCGAGGTGAAGAACATAGACCTGCCGCAGGAGATGCAGCGCGCCATTGCCAAGCAGGCCGAGGCGGAAAGGGAGCGCCGCGCCAAGGTGATCCACGCCGAAGGGGAACTGCAGGCCTCGGAAAAGCTGGCCCAGGCGGCCCAGGTGATGGTGGAGCAGCCGATGTCGCTGCAACTGCGTTACCTGCAGACGCTGACCGAGATTGCGGCCGAGAAGAACTCGACCACCATCTTCCCGGTCCCCATCGACCTGATCAAGATCTTCATGGATCGCTGGGACCAAGTTAAGAAGAGCGATTAA
- a CDS encoding ferritin: MLSKKLCNALNKQLNNELYSAYLYLSMSSYAASIGLKGSANWFMVQYQEEMVHAMKFYNFINSRGEHTELAAIAAPPTEFKNLLEMFEQTLSHEQFITSSINELTDLALSEKDHATVIFLQWFVTEQIEEEENDRDIIGKLKLIGDNGQGLLMLDAELAARVFVPPPATAAP, from the coding sequence ATGCTGAGCAAGAAACTGTGCAACGCCTTGAACAAACAACTCAACAACGAGCTCTACTCTGCCTATCTCTACCTTTCCATGTCCTCCTATGCAGCCTCGATCGGGCTCAAGGGAAGCGCCAACTGGTTCATGGTGCAGTACCAGGAGGAGATGGTTCATGCCATGAAGTTCTACAACTTCATAAACAGCCGCGGCGAACACACAGAGCTTGCCGCCATAGCGGCGCCACCGACCGAGTTCAAGAACCTTTTGGAGATGTTCGAACAGACCCTGTCTCACGAGCAGTTCATCACCTCGTCGATCAACGAGCTTACCGACCTTGCGCTTTCCGAGAAGGACCACGCCACGGTGATCTTCCTGCAGTGGTTCGTCACCGAGCAGATTGAGGAAGAGGAGAACGACCGGGACATCATCGGGAAGCTGAAGCTGATAGGGGACAACGGGCAGGGCTTGCTTATGCTGGACGCCGAGCTTGCCGCGAGGGTGTTCGTGCCGCCTCCAGCTACGGCCGCGCCGTAA
- a CDS encoding YtxH domain-containing protein: MCKKSEQAALLAFLAGAAVAAGAALLFTPKTGREVREKLGEAKEEALNKLKVCVKRGKGANNDLNYDGGDCWI, encoded by the coding sequence ATGTGCAAAAAAAGCGAACAGGCCGCACTGCTGGCCTTCCTGGCTGGGGCCGCTGTGGCTGCAGGCGCCGCACTCCTCTTTACTCCTAAGACGGGCCGCGAGGTTCGCGAGAAGCTGGGTGAGGCGAAGGAAGAGGCGCTGAACAAACTCAAAGTGTGCGTCAAAAGAGGGAAGGGGGCCAACAACGACCTCAACTACGACGGCGGGGACTGCTGGATCTAA
- the ptsP gene encoding phosphoenolpyruvate--protein phosphotransferase: MPEETGEKLGLRTLEDISMLILHSHDLQETLDNIVNLVAKRMSSDVCSIYLLEEDGETLRLHATRGLSRLSVGITMKTSEGLTGLAMEQRGVVATDNAPLHPRYKYFRQTKEEKVLSFLGVPFFERNNPIGVLVIQNRDARTFTSQEISAVSTIAWQISSIVSNAKLLDSIRKKEEERAFYAAEVDRLRKSGELKDSGRASRKEHGSGVLTGIGISPGFALGKVSVLHRGASEEAVLEQARPRGEEQTRFLHALEKARIQTLYMEKRVGQILSEADAAIFHSHLMILEDRGFIGKITALIDQGLGAHTAVSQVVENYVSAFARMQDPYLRERSADMEDIGRRICLALNGGNHKHRERLRDPRIIIARELLPSDLAIMDHAKVIGIATEKGNQNAHAAIMARALGIPAVFGVEGLLKKTGARCEMVVDGNSGCVYVNPEQRIKKEYQRLQGEFDQKQRALEGIRELPAVTTDGCTVSLLANIGLLSDLKVAQAHGAEGVGLYRTEFPFMSRKTFPGRIEQAAIYRKVLEGFPGLPVTIRTLDIGGDKELSYFPHPKEDNPFLGWRSMRISLDREDIFREQLAAVLLASASGRCNIMFPMISGVDEVRRIKGILEQVKEELRNDGKEFAGDIGLGVMVELPAAVLVADMLAREVDYLSIGTNDLIQYTLACDRNNPRVKKWYDPYHPAVLHSIKKVAEAAAGAGKPASLCGEMAGEPINAVLLLGLGMRSFSLSAPNIPRVKEAIRSISLAQAEQIAAQVLGMESALSIKSYLEAVQRELGL, encoded by the coding sequence ATGCCTGAGGAGACTGGGGAAAAACTGGGACTGAGGACACTGGAGGACATCAGCATGCTGATCCTCCATTCCCACGATCTTCAGGAGACCCTCGATAACATAGTCAACCTGGTGGCTAAGAGGATGTCCTCGGATGTCTGTTCCATCTATCTCCTGGAAGAGGATGGCGAGACACTGAGACTGCATGCAACCCGCGGCCTTTCCAGGCTCTCCGTGGGCATCACCATGAAGACCTCGGAGGGGCTCACCGGCCTCGCCATGGAACAGCGGGGGGTCGTTGCCACCGACAACGCTCCGCTGCACCCGCGCTACAAGTACTTCAGGCAGACCAAGGAGGAGAAGGTGCTCTCCTTCCTGGGCGTCCCCTTCTTCGAGCGCAACAACCCCATCGGCGTCCTCGTCATACAAAACCGCGACGCCCGCACCTTCACCTCCCAGGAAATAAGCGCCGTCTCTACCATCGCCTGGCAGATCTCCAGCATCGTCTCCAACGCAAAGCTCCTCGACTCGATCCGGAAGAAGGAAGAAGAGCGCGCTTTTTACGCGGCCGAAGTGGACCGGCTGCGCAAAAGCGGTGAGCTCAAGGATTCCGGCCGCGCGAGCCGCAAAGAGCACGGCTCGGGAGTTTTGACCGGGATCGGGATCTCGCCCGGCTTTGCGCTGGGGAAGGTTTCGGTTCTGCATCGGGGGGCGAGCGAAGAGGCGGTCCTGGAGCAGGCGCGCCCGCGCGGCGAGGAGCAGACGCGCTTTCTGCACGCGCTGGAGAAGGCGCGCATCCAGACCCTCTACATGGAAAAGCGCGTGGGGCAGATCCTCTCCGAAGCTGACGCCGCCATCTTTCACAGCCACCTGATGATCCTTGAGGACCGCGGCTTCATCGGCAAGATCACCGCGCTCATCGATCAGGGGCTGGGGGCGCATACGGCGGTGAGCCAGGTGGTGGAGAACTACGTTTCCGCCTTCGCCCGGATGCAGGACCCCTACCTGCGCGAGCGCAGCGCCGACATGGAGGACATAGGGCGCAGGATCTGTCTGGCGTTAAACGGCGGCAACCACAAGCACAGGGAGCGCTTGCGCGACCCCAGGATCATCATCGCCCGTGAGCTACTCCCCTCCGACCTCGCCATCATGGACCACGCCAAGGTGATCGGCATCGCCACCGAGAAGGGGAACCAGAACGCGCACGCGGCGATTATGGCCCGGGCGCTTGGCATCCCGGCCGTCTTCGGTGTCGAGGGTCTGCTGAAAAAGACCGGTGCGCGCTGCGAGATGGTGGTGGACGGTAACTCCGGCTGCGTCTACGTCAACCCTGAGCAGCGCATCAAGAAGGAATACCAGAGGCTGCAGGGCGAGTTCGACCAGAAGCAGCGCGCCCTGGAAGGGATCAGGGAGCTCCCGGCAGTGACCACCGACGGCTGCACCGTCTCTCTTCTCGCCAATATAGGCCTTCTGAGTGACCTGAAGGTAGCGCAGGCGCATGGCGCCGAGGGGGTCGGGCTTTACCGGACCGAGTTCCCCTTCATGAGCCGCAAAACGTTTCCGGGCCGGATCGAGCAGGCAGCCATCTACCGCAAGGTGCTTGAGGGGTTCCCGGGGCTTCCGGTCACCATCAGGACCCTTGACATAGGCGGCGACAAGGAGCTTTCCTACTTCCCCCACCCGAAGGAGGACAACCCCTTCCTGGGATGGCGCTCCATGCGCATCTCGCTAGACCGCGAGGACATCTTCCGGGAACAGCTGGCGGCGGTGCTCCTCGCGTCGGCCAGCGGCAGGTGCAACATCATGTTCCCGATGATCTCGGGCGTGGACGAGGTGCGCCGCATAAAGGGGATACTGGAGCAGGTAAAGGAAGAGCTTAGAAACGACGGTAAGGAATTCGCGGGGGATATAGGACTCGGGGTGATGGTGGAGCTCCCGGCGGCGGTGCTGGTGGCGGACATGCTGGCCCGGGAGGTAGACTACCTGAGCATCGGGACCAACGACCTGATCCAGTACACCCTTGCCTGCGACAGGAACAACCCGCGGGTGAAGAAGTGGTACGACCCCTACCATCCTGCGGTGCTGCACTCGATCAAGAAGGTGGCGGAAGCGGCTGCGGGCGCGGGGAAACCTGCGTCATTGTGCGGCGAAATGGCGGGAGAGCCGATCAACGCGGTACTTTTGCTGGGGCTTGGGATGCGCAGCTTCAGTCTCTCAGCACCGAACATCCCGCGCGTGAAGGAGGCCATCCGCTCCATATCCCTCGCGCAGGCGGAACAGATAGCCGCGCAGGTACTCGGCATGGAAAGCGCCCTTTCCATCAAGAGCTACCTCGAAGCGGTACAGCGCGAACTGGGGTTGTAG
- a CDS encoding tetratricopeptide repeat protein — MGTTFDEKLADGIALMESGEYAKAVEAFKGCISLEPDNAEGYFYLGEAYSEQAKTDDAIAALKKGLELAPEDLDGLTALGDVYFESGRQKDALACYRKVTELQPKECDGYVSMGLVYNAMERADDALKAFQRALDLDPKNVFALNAMGDLYYGLGENEKAIEAYHKGIEIDPADATARFNLGELYYDMDDLESAERETLEAVRLDPDFTMSYLTLGNICIDQDRTQEAIKYFESYLAREHSPQAREMIAEVKAVIEGLKEELK; from the coding sequence ATGGGAACGACTTTTGACGAGAAACTGGCGGACGGGATAGCCCTGATGGAGTCGGGGGAATATGCCAAGGCCGTCGAAGCCTTCAAGGGATGCATCTCGCTTGAGCCGGACAACGCCGAGGGTTACTTTTACCTGGGCGAGGCGTACTCGGAGCAGGCGAAGACCGATGATGCCATCGCCGCGCTCAAGAAGGGGTTGGAACTTGCCCCGGAGGACCTTGACGGGCTGACTGCCCTGGGGGACGTGTATTTCGAATCGGGCAGGCAAAAGGACGCGCTTGCCTGCTACCGCAAGGTGACGGAGCTGCAGCCGAAAGAGTGCGACGGCTACGTCAGCATGGGGCTTGTCTACAACGCCATGGAGCGAGCCGACGACGCGCTGAAGGCCTTCCAGAGGGCGCTGGACCTGGACCCCAAAAACGTCTTCGCCTTGAACGCCATGGGCGACCTTTACTACGGGCTCGGGGAGAACGAGAAGGCGATCGAGGCGTACCACAAGGGGATCGAGATCGATCCCGCCGACGCCACCGCCCGGTTCAACCTGGGGGAGCTCTACTACGACATGGACGACCTGGAGTCGGCTGAGCGCGAGACGCTGGAGGCGGTCCGTCTAGACCCGGATTTCACCATGAGCTACCTGACCCTGGGGAACATCTGCATTGACCAGGACCGGACCCAGGAGGCGATCAAGTATTTCGAGAGCTACCTGGCCCGCGAGCACTCCCCGCAGGCGCGCGAGATGATCGCCGAAGTCAAGGCGGTGATCGAGGGACTCAAGGAGGAGCTGAAGTAA